The following nucleotide sequence is from Candidatus Oleimmundimicrobium sp..
GTGGCCGTCAAACTCAGGGCCGTCAACACAGCAAAATTTCGTTTCCCCGCCAACTGTAACCCGGCAAGAACCGCACATTCCGGTCCCGTCAACCATTATTGAATTAAGACTAACTACCGTCTTTATTTTATGAGGTTCTGTTGTCTTACAAACAAACTTCATCATTATTACCGGGCCGATTGCAACAACTCGATTTATTTCTTGACCGCCTTCGATAAGTTCTTTAAGAACATCCGTAACTACCCCATGCCGTCCTTTGCTCCCGTCATCAGTAGTAATAAAAAATTTATCACTCACCAAGCGGATCTCATCTTCTAAAATTAACAGCTCTTTATTCCTTGAGCCAAGAATGGTAGTTACTCTGTTCCCAGCCTTTTTAAGCGCCCGAGCCACAGGAAGAATAACAGCAGCTCCAACTCCACCGGCTACGCACACAATTGTGCCAAAATTTTCAATCTCAGATGGCTTACCCAACGGCCCCACCACATCAGCGAGAAAATCTCCCTTCGAAAGCAACGCAAGTTGCCGAGTAGTTTTTCCGAGCTCTTGAAAAATAAGAGATATAGCCCCCTTCTCTTCATTAAAATCAAAAAGGGTTAAGGGAATGCGCTCACCTAACTCATCTATACGCAAGATTACAAACTGTCCCTCTTTAGCTTTTCGCGCTATGCCAGGCGCTTCAATTTCAAAACAAAAGGTTGAAGGGGCAAGTTTTTTCTTATCCAAAATTTTAAACATTTACCGACTCCTATTAAATAAATTTAACTCCAAATGCTTACAATACAACAGAAAAAGTCAATCAAAAAGGGATTTTTCTAGATTTATAGAACTTATAAATTATATTTAATTTAAATCTGAAAGGAGGTAAAAATGAAAAAAATTTTAGCATTACTCACAATCTTCGCTTTGTTAATTTCTTTAGTCCTGGTAGTTGGATGTGCGAAGAAGACTACAACCATAAAAACCGAAGAAGGAGACGTTAAGATAGAAAGCGAAATAGACGGAGAAAAAACCACAATAGAGACCGAGGAAGGCAAAGTAGAGATTGGAACGGGGAGCAAGATCCCCGACGACTGGCCAAGCGACATGCCCGTTTATCCAAGTGCAGAGATTCAAGGAAGCTGGAATATGACAGGAGAGGCCGGCGCGGAAAACATAGCGGTTGTCCTTATAACCCAAGATTCTATTGATCAAGTTAAAGACTACTATAAGCAGAAATTGCCCGCAAACGGCTGGACCATTGAAGACTCGGGCACCTTTTCAAGCGCGGAGGGAACCTTTGGAGGATTTACCATTACAAAAGGCTCTCGTAATGGGAATGTCACGTTTGGAACTTCCGATGAGGGAATTACCATCACTATAGGCGTTTATAACGAGTAAATCATCAGACCGGTAGCCGGAAAATTCAAAAAAAATTCTTGCTCAAATATTATCATAAGACCAATATTTGAAAAGCTGGGGTAGGTTATGTTTGCTCAATTTCCCATTTCCCACATCGACCACCCCAGCGAGCAAGAACTTCTCTATCAACTTCTATCTTTACTATTTCACAATTATTTGAACATCCCTTACAGTAAAAACTGCTCGTCTTAAAATCAATGTCGGAAGTAGAAAAACCTTTAAAGGAGGATTCGACCTTATTCCCGGCCTTCTCTTTAGCCAAAAGAGCCGCGCCAATTGCTCCCATAACACTATAATACTTTGGAATCACTATCTCCATCCCCAACGTCTCCTCGAAAGCCTTTTTGATTCCAAGATTTGCAGCCACCCCTCCTTGGAAAACAATAGGCGAAAGTAACTCTTTGCCTTTCGCAACATTGTTTAAATAATTTCTAACAAGAGATTGACAAAG
It contains:
- a CDS encoding sulfide/dihydroorotate dehydrogenase-like FAD/NAD-binding protein — its product is MFKILDKKKLAPSTFCFEIEAPGIARKAKEGQFVILRIDELGERIPLTLFDFNEEKGAISLIFQELGKTTRQLALLSKGDFLADVVGPLGKPSEIENFGTIVCVAGGVGAAVILPVARALKKAGNRVTTILGSRNKELLILEDEIRLVSDKFFITTDDGSKGRHGVVTDVLKELIEGGQEINRVVAIGPVIMMKFVCKTTEPHKIKTVVSLNSIMVDGTGMCGSCRVTVGGETKFCCVDGPEFDGHLVDFDELMNRQKIYLEEEKVSLKEYETKGLKKVKCRCKAEREK